In Calliopsis andreniformis isolate RMS-2024a chromosome 6, iyCalAndr_principal, whole genome shotgun sequence, a single genomic region encodes these proteins:
- the LOC143180763 gene encoding testis-specific serine/threonine-protein kinase 6 gives MSDLNQTSSEEAILLTRGYKFLKKLGEGSYAKVYLAEYKPDSDPDKNNTLACKVIDTAKAPKYFVRKFLPRELDILIKLNHPHVVHVHSIFQRRNKYFIFMRYAENGDLLDFVLKNGAVIEGQARVWTRQLALGLQYLHEMEIAHRDMKCENVLLTSNYNVKLADFGFARYVIDNRGRRVLSDTYCGSLSYAAPEILRGSPYNPKIADIWSLGVILYILLNKAMPFDDNDIKSLYEQQTNRKWKFRSKVVKSLSDKVKKLVARLLEPDPSKRCKLEQIISSDWMAMDPRLVALTPAEQSALNSAIEERKKMEEKFSRKDPKLFKVEEKKNTDLDMTKNPVEEITVLKRAARVCI, from the exons ATGTCGGATTTGAATCAGACATCATCCGAGGAGGCTATTTTACTTACACGCGGTTACAAGTTCTTGAAAAAATTGGGCGAAGGCTCTTACGCGAAG gtATATCTTGCGGAATACAAACCGGATTCTGATCCTGACAAAAACAACACATTAGCTTGCAAAGTAATAGACACCGCGAAGGCACCGAAGTACTTCGTTCGCAAATTTTTACCTCGGGAACTTGACATCCTGATAAAGTTAAATCATCCTCATGTAGTACACGTACATAGTATATTTCAAAGGCGAAATAAGTACTTCATATTTATGCGTTACGCCGAGAATGGCGATCTTCTTGACTTCGTCTTAAAAAACGGTGCAGTTATAGAGGGTCAAGCGCGAGTGTGGACACGGCAGCTTGCACTGG GCCTTCAGTACTTACACGAAATGGAAATTGCTCATCGTGACATGAAATGCGAAAATGTTCTTCTCACATCGAATTATAATGTAAAACTTGCCGATTTTGGGTTTGCCCGTTATGTGATCGATAATCGAGGTAGACGTGTCCTAAGTGACACTTATTGCGGTTCCCTGTCTTACGCTGCACCAGAGATTCTTCGTGGTTCTCCTTATAATCCAAAGATTGCTGATATCTGGTCGCTTGGCGTCATTTTGTACATTCTTCTGAATAAAGCAATGCCGTTTGATGATAACGACATCAAAAGCCTATATGAACAACAGACAAATCGCAAATGGAAATTTCGCAGTAAAGTGGTGAAGTCTTTAAGCGACAAGGTAAAAAAGTTAGTGGCACGTCTTCTCGAGCCTGACCCATCAAAACGATGCAAGCTGGAGCAAATTATTAGCAGTGATTGGATGGCCATGGACCCTCGACTTGTAGCACTTACACCTGCTGAGCAAAGTGCTCTTAATAGCGCTatagaagaaagaaaaaaaatggaGGAAAAGTTCTCTAGGAAAGATCCT AAACTGTTCAAagtagaagaaaagaagaatacAGATTTAGATATGACCAAAAATCCAGTAGAAGAAATTACTGTCCTTAAGAGGGCTGCAAgggtttgtatttaa